The following coding sequences lie in one Oryctolagus cuniculus chromosome 7, mOryCun1.1, whole genome shotgun sequence genomic window:
- the C7H1orf127 gene encoding uncharacterized protein C1orf127 homolog isoform X3: MTLWVPRSRLGGLKRWLSRVLHPPGTWRGPDHLDSSLAKCGYFLHPTPDGDFIFRVRYSACFVQKETANYRLEIRIFQKGVKRLERSDRYVMKCPRIGSRLGQQSVRCSPEFIQVSRPLPLGSDGGQMPWLLSLRGELVASLEDAGLMGLSVDINASEITVQSPRQDLLQRREVLNTSAELLPLWLVSGSYAYSLEAACPLGSAQPESEVLVHVPKQRLGLVKRGSHIKESLSLRFLRVHQAGTFTVTESGDFVVVSIPAAGLLRVQQCQEARGGPGTRAFYRVDLSLQFAEMMAPVVWTVESAFPCVGRRPTSASFLEGSGTELPTSTAAPRTSPSTQSPSSETPVAGVWSSSAQRRAAGATAPEGLSQDPNHALAKERERFPQRARPAGGSWTPTASLTPRATEAECGPPAPPGEVGLPGSPPPSATPSLESAGAVQAGPSPPRRGSPDPTALPVPSSSEVSSPPSPPSERPQLFLGSGPSLAPAEGLGAERPGPDPAQPPGSPLLQGESPGQEATAEPVQREPDQASKGLQPLREPPMASLAEEALVPCQPASLPSVGLASPEPSQDTQGLRCTSLQGLEAAAATPRAGQRGTASPDPTGSHRASPAASPAARPAPTSKKPAASSVQGSGRAGDLESVPRGSLGRDASGAAHPSGLPPLQAPTPPAPVAPSPPAWPSLDTHPPLAAGPWPTRR, encoded by the exons GGACCTGGAGGGGCCCCGACCACCTGGATTCTTCCCTGGCCAAGTGTGGCTACTTCCTGCACCCTACTCCCGACGGGGACTTCATCTTCCGAGTTCGATACTCGGCCTGCTTTGTGCAGAAGGAG ACAGCAAATTACAGGTTGGAAatcagaatatttcaaaaagggGTGAAGAGGTTGGAGCGGAGTGATCGCTACGTAATGAAGTGTCCCCGAATCGGGTCGAGGCTGGGCCAGCAGAGCGTCCGCTGCAGCCCCGAGTTCATCCAG GTCTCCCGGCCTCTGCCCCTCGGAAGCGACGGTGGGCAG ATGCCCTGGCTGCTGTCCCTCCGAGGGGAGCTGGTGGCCTCCCTGGAGGATGCCGGCCTGATGGGATTGTCCGTGGACATCAATGCCTCCGAAATCACTGTGCAAAGCCCGCGACAAGACCTTCTTCAGAGGCGGGAG GTGCTGAACACCTCTGCGGAGCTCCTGCCACTCTGGCTGGTGAGCGGTTCCTATGCCTACTCCCTAGAAGCTGCTTGCCCCCTGG GGTCAGCCCAGCCTGAGTCAGAGGTCTTAGTTCACGTCCCCAAGCAGAGACTGGGTCTGGTCAAAAGAGGGTCTCACATCAAGGAGAGCTTGAGCCTGCGGTTCCTCCGGGTCCACCAGGCCGGCACCTTCACCGTGACCGAGAGCGGGGATTTTGTGGTGGTCAGCATCCCGGCGGCCGGACTGTTGCGCGTCCAG CAATGCCAGGAGGCCCGAGGAGGCCCGGGGACCAGAGCTTTCTACAGGGTGGACCTGAGCCTGCAGTTTGCCGAGATGATGGCCCCGGTCGTCTGGACGGTGGAGAGCGCCTTCCCCTGTGTGG gaaGAAGACCGACCTCTGCCTCCTTTCTGGAAGGTTCAGGCACGGAGTTGCCGACCTCAACAGCCGCACCAAGGACCTCTCCATCCACGCAGTCCCCAAGCTCGGAGACCCCTGTGGCAGGAGTGTGGTCTTCCTCTGCCCAGCGCCGAGCTGCAGGAGCCACTGCCCCGGAAGGGCTTTCTCAGGACCCTAACCACGCACTGGCCAAG GAGCGTGAACGGTTCCCACAGAGAGCCAGACCggcaggaggaagctggacccccactgcctccctcacccccagAGCCACGGAGGCTGAGTGCGGCCCCCCGGCACCCCCGGGGGAAGTGGGGTTACCTGGATCTCCCCCGCCTTCAGCCACGCCCTCCCTAGAGTCCGCAGGAGCTGTTcaggctggccccagccccccacGTCGAGGTTCCCCAGACCCCACTGCCCTGCCCGTGCCTTCGTCCTCAGaagtctcctctcctccgtcaCCTCCGTCCGAACGGCCCCAACTGTTTCTGGGCTCAGGACCGTCACTTGCCCCTGCTGAAGGTCTAGGGGCTGAGAGGCCTGGGCCGGACCCTGCCCAGCCACCAGGAAGCCCCCTGCTGCAGGGAGAGTCACCGGGGCAGGAGGCCACTGCTGAGCCCGTCCAGAGGGAGCCTGACCAGGCCAGCAAGGGTCTCCAGCCACTGAGGGAGCCCCCGATGGCCAGCCTGGCAGAGGAGGCGCTGGTTCCCTGCCAacctgcctctctccccagcgTGGGCCTGGCCTCCCCAGAACCAAGTCAGGACACACAAGGGCTGCGATGCACCAGCCTGCAAGGGCTGGAGGCCGCGGCTGCCACCCCAAGGGCGGGGCAGCGGGGGACCGCATCACCAGATCCCACTGGGAGCCACAGGGCGAGCCCAGCGGCCTCCCCAGCCGCCCGTCCGGCCCCCACCTCCAAGAAGCCCGCCGCCTCATCCGTGCAGGGGTCAGGCAGAGCTGGGGACCTGGAGTCAGTCCCCAGGGGGTCCCTGGGCCGGGACGCGTCGGGGGCTGCACACCCATCCGGCCTTCCACCTCTGCAAGCCCCGACCCCGCCGGCTCCTGTGGCACCTTCACCCCCAGCCTGGCCGAGCCTGGACACCCACCCCCCACTGGCCGCGGGGCCTTGGCCCACCAGGAGATGA
- the C7H1orf127 gene encoding uncharacterized protein C1orf127 homolog isoform X4 — protein sequence MAPRPVKCGSLCVTCPSVAGSAQPESEVLVHVPKQRLGLVKRGSHIKESLSLRFLRVHQAGTFTVTESGDFVVVSIPAAGLLRVQQCQEARGGPGTRAFYRVDLSLQFAEMMAPVVWTVESAFPCVGRRPTSASFLEGSGTELPTSTAAPRTSPSTQSPSSETPVAGVWSSSAQRRAAGATAPEGLSQDPNHALAKERERFPQRARPAGGSWTPTASLTPRATEAECGPPAPPGEVGLPGSPPPSATPSLESAGAVQAGPSPPRRGSPDPTALPVPSSSEVSSPPSPPSERPQLFLGSGPSLAPAEGLGAERPGPDPAQPPGSPLLQGESPGQEATAEPVQREPDQASKGLQPLREPPMASLAEEALVPCQPASLPSVGLASPEPSQDTQGLRCTSLQGLEAAAATPRAGQRGTASPDPTGSHRASPAASPAARPAPTSKKPAASSVQGSGRAGDLESVPRGSLGRDASGAAHPSGLPPLQAPTPPAPVAPSPPAWPSLDTHPPLAAGPWPTRR from the exons ATGGCCCCCAGGCCCGTGAAGTGCGGCTCTCTCTGTGTCACGTGTCCTTCCGTTGCAGGGTCAGCCCAGCCTGAGTCAGAGGTCTTAGTTCACGTCCCCAAGCAGAGACTGGGTCTGGTCAAAAGAGGGTCTCACATCAAGGAGAGCTTGAGCCTGCGGTTCCTCCGGGTCCACCAGGCCGGCACCTTCACCGTGACCGAGAGCGGGGATTTTGTGGTGGTCAGCATCCCGGCGGCCGGACTGTTGCGCGTCCAG CAATGCCAGGAGGCCCGAGGAGGCCCGGGGACCAGAGCTTTCTACAGGGTGGACCTGAGCCTGCAGTTTGCCGAGATGATGGCCCCGGTCGTCTGGACGGTGGAGAGCGCCTTCCCCTGTGTGG gaaGAAGACCGACCTCTGCCTCCTTTCTGGAAGGTTCAGGCACGGAGTTGCCGACCTCAACAGCCGCACCAAGGACCTCTCCATCCACGCAGTCCCCAAGCTCGGAGACCCCTGTGGCAGGAGTGTGGTCTTCCTCTGCCCAGCGCCGAGCTGCAGGAGCCACTGCCCCGGAAGGGCTTTCTCAGGACCCTAACCACGCACTGGCCAAG GAGCGTGAACGGTTCCCACAGAGAGCCAGACCggcaggaggaagctggacccccactgcctccctcacccccagAGCCACGGAGGCTGAGTGCGGCCCCCCGGCACCCCCGGGGGAAGTGGGGTTACCTGGATCTCCCCCGCCTTCAGCCACGCCCTCCCTAGAGTCCGCAGGAGCTGTTcaggctggccccagccccccacGTCGAGGTTCCCCAGACCCCACTGCCCTGCCCGTGCCTTCGTCCTCAGaagtctcctctcctccgtcaCCTCCGTCCGAACGGCCCCAACTGTTTCTGGGCTCAGGACCGTCACTTGCCCCTGCTGAAGGTCTAGGGGCTGAGAGGCCTGGGCCGGACCCTGCCCAGCCACCAGGAAGCCCCCTGCTGCAGGGAGAGTCACCGGGGCAGGAGGCCACTGCTGAGCCCGTCCAGAGGGAGCCTGACCAGGCCAGCAAGGGTCTCCAGCCACTGAGGGAGCCCCCGATGGCCAGCCTGGCAGAGGAGGCGCTGGTTCCCTGCCAacctgcctctctccccagcgTGGGCCTGGCCTCCCCAGAACCAAGTCAGGACACACAAGGGCTGCGATGCACCAGCCTGCAAGGGCTGGAGGCCGCGGCTGCCACCCCAAGGGCGGGGCAGCGGGGGACCGCATCACCAGATCCCACTGGGAGCCACAGGGCGAGCCCAGCGGCCTCCCCAGCCGCCCGTCCGGCCCCCACCTCCAAGAAGCCCGCCGCCTCATCCGTGCAGGGGTCAGGCAGAGCTGGGGACCTGGAGTCAGTCCCCAGGGGGTCCCTGGGCCGGGACGCGTCGGGGGCTGCACACCCATCCGGCCTTCCACCTCTGCAAGCCCCGACCCCGCCGGCTCCTGTGGCACCTTCACCCCCAGCCTGGCCGAGCCTGGACACCCACCCCCCACTGGCCGCGGGGCCTTGGCCCACCAGGAGATGA
- the C7H1orf127 gene encoding uncharacterized protein C1orf127 homolog isoform X5, translated as MMAPVVWTVESAFPCVGRRPTSASFLEGSGTELPTSTAAPRTSPSTQSPSSETPVAGVWSSSAQRRAAGATAPEGLSQDPNHALAKERERFPQRARPAGGSWTPTASLTPRATEAECGPPAPPGEVGLPGSPPPSATPSLESAGAVQAGPSPPRRGSPDPTALPVPSSSEVSSPPSPPSERPQLFLGSGPSLAPAEGLGAERPGPDPAQPPGSPLLQGESPGQEATAEPVQREPDQASKGLQPLREPPMASLAEEALVPCQPASLPSVGLASPEPSQDTQGLRCTSLQGLEAAAATPRAGQRGTASPDPTGSHRASPAASPAARPAPTSKKPAASSVQGSGRAGDLESVPRGSLGRDASGAAHPSGLPPLQAPTPPAPVAPSPPAWPSLDTHPPLAAGPWPTRR; from the exons ATGATGGCCCCGGTCGTCTGGACGGTGGAGAGCGCCTTCCCCTGTGTGG gaaGAAGACCGACCTCTGCCTCCTTTCTGGAAGGTTCAGGCACGGAGTTGCCGACCTCAACAGCCGCACCAAGGACCTCTCCATCCACGCAGTCCCCAAGCTCGGAGACCCCTGTGGCAGGAGTGTGGTCTTCCTCTGCCCAGCGCCGAGCTGCAGGAGCCACTGCCCCGGAAGGGCTTTCTCAGGACCCTAACCACGCACTGGCCAAG GAGCGTGAACGGTTCCCACAGAGAGCCAGACCggcaggaggaagctggacccccactgcctccctcacccccagAGCCACGGAGGCTGAGTGCGGCCCCCCGGCACCCCCGGGGGAAGTGGGGTTACCTGGATCTCCCCCGCCTTCAGCCACGCCCTCCCTAGAGTCCGCAGGAGCTGTTcaggctggccccagccccccacGTCGAGGTTCCCCAGACCCCACTGCCCTGCCCGTGCCTTCGTCCTCAGaagtctcctctcctccgtcaCCTCCGTCCGAACGGCCCCAACTGTTTCTGGGCTCAGGACCGTCACTTGCCCCTGCTGAAGGTCTAGGGGCTGAGAGGCCTGGGCCGGACCCTGCCCAGCCACCAGGAAGCCCCCTGCTGCAGGGAGAGTCACCGGGGCAGGAGGCCACTGCTGAGCCCGTCCAGAGGGAGCCTGACCAGGCCAGCAAGGGTCTCCAGCCACTGAGGGAGCCCCCGATGGCCAGCCTGGCAGAGGAGGCGCTGGTTCCCTGCCAacctgcctctctccccagcgTGGGCCTGGCCTCCCCAGAACCAAGTCAGGACACACAAGGGCTGCGATGCACCAGCCTGCAAGGGCTGGAGGCCGCGGCTGCCACCCCAAGGGCGGGGCAGCGGGGGACCGCATCACCAGATCCCACTGGGAGCCACAGGGCGAGCCCAGCGGCCTCCCCAGCCGCCCGTCCGGCCCCCACCTCCAAGAAGCCCGCCGCCTCATCCGTGCAGGGGTCAGGCAGAGCTGGGGACCTGGAGTCAGTCCCCAGGGGGTCCCTGGGCCGGGACGCGTCGGGGGCTGCACACCCATCCGGCCTTCCACCTCTGCAAGCCCCGACCCCGCCGGCTCCTGTGGCACCTTCACCCCCAGCCTGGCCGAGCCTGGACACCCACCCCCCACTGGCCGCGGGGCCTTGGCCCACCAGGAGATGA